One Aegilops tauschii subsp. strangulata cultivar AL8/78 chromosome 2, Aet v6.0, whole genome shotgun sequence genomic window, agcgtgtcatagtaaacgaaacggtgataagttgcatggcaatatatctcggaatggctatggaaatgccatgataggtaggtatggtggctgttttgaggaaggtatatggtgtgtgtatgataccggcgaaaagtgcgcggtattagagaggctagcaatggtggaaggaggaaaagtgcgtataatccatgggctcaacattagtcataaataactcatatacttattgcaaaaatttacaagttatcaaagcaaagtattacgcgcatgctcctagggggatagattggtaggaaaagaccatcactcgtccccgaccgccactcataaggaagacaatcaataaataaatcatgccccgacttcatcacataacggttcaccatacgtgcatgctacgggaatcacaaactttaacacaagtatttctcaaattcaaaactactcaactagcatgactctaatatcaccatcctcatatctcaaaacaattataaagcatcaaacttctcatagtattcaacacactcataagaatttttcttctttttttctacTAATCTTGAATGCATATTATTGTTAAagaaaactaccatgctgttttgtaggactctcaaaataatctaagtgaatcatgagagaacaatagtttctataaaacaaatccactaCCGTGCTctaaaacatataagtgaagcactagagcaaaaactataaaactcaaaagatataagtgaagcacatagagtattctaattaatttccgaatcaagtgtgtgtctctcaaaaggtgtgtacagcaaggatgattgtggtaaactaaaaatcaaatactcaaataatacaagacgctccaagcaaaacacatatcatgtggtgaataaaaatatagctccaagtaaagttaccgatggaagtagacgaaagaggggatgccttctggggcatccccaagctttggctttttggtgtcctttgattatcttggggtgccttgggcatccccaagcttaggctctttccactccttgttccataatccatcaaatctttcacccaaaacttgaaaacttcacaacacaaaactcagcagaaaatctcgtgagctccgctagcgaaagaaaacaaaagaccacttcaaggtactgtaatgaactcattctttatttatattggtgttaaacctactgtattccaacttctctatggtttataaactattttactagccataggttcatcaaaataagcaaacagcacacgaaaaacagaatctgtcaaaaacagaacagtctgtagtaatctgtaactaacgcaaatttatggaactcaaaaaattcagccaaaataggaagacctagacaatttgtttattgatcagcagcaattggaatcaatattttatcacgttctggtgatttttaacaattattttcgtgaacagaaagtttctggaattttcagcaagatcaaataaccatcatccaagaagatcatataggtttaacttggtacaaacactaattgaaacataaaaacacatctaaccagaggctagaacaaatatttattcctcaactgaagcaaaaatcaaaaaactaaaaataaaattgggttgcctcccaacaagcgctatcgtttaacgcccttagctaggcataaaggcaaggatagatctaggtattgccatctttggtaggcaatccataagtggctctcatgatagattaatatggtaattttattttctttctaggaaagtgttccatgcctttccttaacggaaattggaatctaatatttccttccttcatatcaataattgcaccgatcgttctaagaaaaggtctaccaagaataataggacatgaaggattgcaatcgatatcaagaacaataaaatctacgggcacatagttcctatttgcaaaaataagaacatcattaattcttcccataggtttcctaatggtggaatccgcaaggtgcaagtttaaagagcaatcatcaaaattacggaaacctaacaaatcgcacaaagtctttggaatcgtggaaacactagcacccaaatcacacaaagcatagcattcatgatctttaattttaattttaatagtggttcccattcatcataaagttttctaggtatagaaacttccaactcaagtttttcttcataagattgcatcaaagcatcaacgatatgtttggtaaaggctttattctcactataagcatgaggagaatttagcatggattgcaacaaggaaatacaatctatcaaagagcaattatcataattaaattccttgaaatccaaaatagtgggttcattaatatctaatgttttgatctcttcaatcccacttttatcaattttagcatcaagatctaaaaactccgaatttctggaacgccttctaggtaaaggtggatcatattcagtcccgtcattatcaagattcatattgcaaaacaaagatttaataggggacacatcaataacttttagatcttcatctttattttcaaagttttccggcttagcggccatcttattaactaaggtagcctgcttatccgaaatttcagctattaacttctcaagatgagcaatctgagatctcaaaccatcaaattctttagacatatcatcgagctctttattcatataatccataaagcttttttgttccttaagctcgtttctaaagaaattattatgctcaaattgtaagaccataaaactcctaacgttgctttcgatctcttctaaccttttaaggtgaagatcaccaagtCTAGGTAGAGCCATTgagacaaacaagcaatccaacacacgagcaaacaagaagcaagcgaaaaagaggcgaacggaaaagagagagggcgaataaaacggcaagggttaagtgggggagaggaaaatgagaggcaaatggcaaataatgtaatgcgggagaaaagggtttgtgatgggtacttggtatgttgaattttgcgtagactccccggcaacggcgccagaaatccttcgtgctacctcttgagcactgcgttggttttcccttgaagaggaaagggtgatgcagcaaagtagcgtaagtatttccctcagtttttgagaaccaaggtatcaatccagtaggaggccacacacgagtccctcgcacctacacaaacaaataaatcctcgcaaccaacgcgataaggggttgtcaatccctacacggtcacttacgagagtgagatctgatagatatgataagataatatttttggtatttttatgataaagatgcaaagtaaagaaagtaaaataaaaacgacgctagaaataacaaacacaccgcaaaagaagattacatcgaatagatctccacgagagagggggagaacattgtattgagatccaaaaagagagaagaagccatctagctaataactatggacccgaaggtctgaggtaaactactcacacatcatcggagaggctatggtgttgatgtagaagccctccgtgatcgattccccctccggcggagctccggaaaaggccccaagatgggatctcatgggtacagaaggttgcggcggtggaattcgatttttggctccgtatctggtagtttgggggtacgtaggtatatataggaggaaggagtacgtcggtggagcaacagggagcccacgagggtggagggcgcgcctgggggggtaggcgcgcccccctacctcatgccctcctggttgatgtcttgacgtatgGTCCAaatcctctggatcacgttcgttccgaaaatcacgttcccgaaggtttcattccgtttggactccgtttgatattctttttctgcgaaactctgaaataggcaaaaaaacaaaaattctgggctgggcctccggttaataggttagtcccaaaaataatataaaagtgtataataaagcccaataatgtccaaaacagaatataatatagcatggagcaatcaaaaattatagatacgttggagacgtatcaatataacatctacgcataaacctggctcgaatgccactgttggggaacatagtaatttcaaaaaaattcctacgcacatgcaagatcatggtgatgtatagcaatgagaggggagagtgtgtccacgtaccctcgtagaccgaaagcggaagcgttatgacaacgcggttgatgtagtcgtacgtcttcacgatcgaccgatcctcggtaccgaacgtacggcacctccgtgttcagcacacgttcagctcggtgacgtcccgcgaactcacaatctagtagagcttcgagggagagcttcatcagcacgacggcgtgatgacggtgttgatgaagttaccgacgcagggcttcgcctaaccaccgctacgatatgaccgaggtggattatggtggaggggggcaccgcacacggctaagagagatcaatgatcaacttgtgtgtctatggggtgccacctggccacgtatataaagcagtggaggagggggagagggcctgCCCCTATGGTgtgccctggaggagtcctactcccaccgggagtaggattccccctccttccctagttggactaggagagaaggaaggggagagagggaggaaggaaaggggggcgccccccccccctcctagtccaatttggaccagaggaggagggggcgcgcggcctgccttggcctcctctctctctctccactgtGGCCCATTGAGGCCCATACAATTActgaggggttccggtaacctcccggtactccggtaaaatcccgatttcaccctaaaccattccgatgtccaaatataggcttccaatataacgatctttacgtctcgaccattttgagactcctcgtcatgtccgtgatcatatccgggactccgaactaccttcggtacatcaaaacacaaaaactcataataccgatcgtcacagaactttaagcgtgcggaccctacgggttcgagaaccatgtagacatgaccgagacacgtctccagtcaataaccaacagcagaacctggatgctcatattggttcctacatattctacgaagatctttatcggtcaaaccgcataacaacatacattgttccctttgtcatcggtatgttacttgcccgagattcgatcgtcggtatctcaatacctagctcaatctcgttatcggcaagtctctttactcgttctgtaatgcatcatcccgcaactaaatcattagttgcattgcttgcaaggcttatagtgatgtgcattaccgagagggcccagagatacctctccgacaatcggagtgacaaatcctaatctcgatctatgccaactcaacaagtaccatcggagacacttgtagagcacctttataatcacccagttacgttgtggcgtttggtagcacacaaagtgttcccccggtattcgggagttgcataatctcatagtcataggaacatgtataagtcatgaagaaagcaatagcaatatactaaatgatcaagtgctaagctaacggaatgggtcaagtcaatcacatcattctctaatgatgtgattcagtttatcaaatgacaactcatgtctatggctaggaaacataaccatctttgattcaacgagctagtcaagtagaggcatactactgacactttgtttgtctatgtattcacacatgtactaagtttctggttaatacaattctagcatgaataataaacatttatcatgatataaggaaatataaataacaactttattattgcctctagggcatatttccttcacaggcGCACGAGCACTTCAACGCCGTTATGGCGGAGGAGCATCCGGCACCATAGACGGTGTTAGTGTTCCGGCAGGCGCAAGAGGAGAGGGTTACAACCTTGCCCTCCTCGTGCATCACCGGCTGGCGGAGGACCAGATCTATGGCGAATTTGCGAGCGAGGAGGCCGTGGTAGAGAACCCGAACTTCCTAGTCGATCAGCGGGCGCTCTACGTGGCCACGCGCAGCACTCATGTCGGCTGCAACGCGATTGCGGTGTTGGCGGCGCAGGCGATCGCGGACAAACACGCTGGCAGCTCCACGTCGTTCGCGTCGGGTCATCCATGTCACCTCACCTCCACTTGCAACGTCCGGGCCACGGACTCCGATGATGAAGAGGGACATGGGAGACGGAGGCATCTGTGTCCCATGTCTTTACTCCTCCTCGCCAGCGACCCTCAACTTCACTTCCTGGAGCTCACGACCGGCGAAGATGTCGGACATGAGGGGAAACAATGACTTGGACACACATGCCGGCGAAGATTTGAACTAGGTTAACTTTTTTTAATGAAATTTGTCAAAAATGTCATGAATTTGATCCGTTTTAAATGAAAATCATCCGTTTTGCAAGAAAATCAACCGATTtgttcaaatttcatttgaagtgTGTCTAGGCGTTTGAGTCTTTGAGGTACATAATTGGACGGACACCTCCCGTATCCGTGTTCGTGGATGGATATTGTGTTCCTTTTAAGGGTCCACGTTGAAGACGCCCTTAGTGAGTCTGAAGCCCTTTTGAGGATGATCGTTTGTGCCAAGAGTGAGGCTCGGACCAAGAGAACCATACGGAGAAAGGCACACACAACACATAGCATAGAATCTACATGTTAGATAAACAAGAAATTTCCTTATATTACactgttttaaattttgttcccCTATTTAACATTGACTTTTCTCTCCTTTTTTATCTAACACCGAGAAtaatttatttttctttctaACTTTCCATCAATTTTATTAACCTGCGCCATTAGAATCTGCATCGAATGATGTTAGTTTTTTATAGTTGGACGAAATTGGCTCCTATCCATAACCGCatgagaaaaaaggaaaaaacagagGCTAGAAACGCTTCTTCTCATCGCCTTTCTCCCCAACCCTAGCGATGAGCGATGGACCTCCTGGCTCCTAGCAGCGGTGACGACGATTTAGGATTATGGATGGTGGCGGTGCTGCGGAGGACGGCCATGGAGCGGCTGCGGACAGGCCGTGCCTTGGCGTGGCTACGGATCCGACATTGGCTAGAGATGGAAACGGAGGGTGGCGGTGGCTGGAGGCTCTATGTATTTTCCACCAAGGTTAGCAATTCCACACCTATGTTTGTGCCAAATGAAAACCAAGCTTGATTTGTGTCAAATGAAAACATAATTTGATTTGTACATATTCATCTAATCGATAACCAAAGCTTAGAAACTACAACCAAGAAAAAGGGAAAACATAGCCAAAGTTTAGAGACTACCGAAAGGAAAATGGAAATGGGGGTAAAAGGTGACCACCGCTAGTTCTGAATTTTACTACCACATATTATGCATAGTTAATGTTGTTATTTGCTCTAAAATCACTGCTGCCATGCATGCACAAGTGCTCCAGGTAAGGGGCAAAAGGAACAAGATAGTGCTTGCTAAAAAGGATGAAACGTTTCTATGGTGCCATTTGACAGCCCTGCAATGGGCACTAAAAAACCCTAACCCAACCGATTCTACTAGTGAACTTCATCTAATTTCTTTCAGTTAAAGTCACCTTTATGTTGCTCATgttgatgtactccctccgtcccaaaataagtgtcacggatttagtacaaagttgtactaactGTGTACTAAATCcgtgacacttattttggaacgaagggagtatttgTGGACTTGAACTCATGTATGTGAACCTAAAGTCACTTTTGTGTTGCTCATGTCATGTATATGTGGACTTGAACTATGTATGTGAACCTGGATGATGATAGTCACTTTTGTGTTGTTCATATAATGTATGTGTGAACTTGGACTCTTCTATGTGAAGTTGGATATGATGTATGTCATGTATGTGTACTTGGATGTGAGCCTCGATGTTTATGTCTCCTGCTTATGAAAATTTTGAATATTATGTGCTCAATTATGTATATGTGAATTGCGTGCACGGGATATGACATCAAATTACAAGGGAGATTTTGACCAATTTTTGAATTAAAAATTGAAATTTGAGATTTGGATTTTGTGCATGTTCTAATTAAAATCAGTTCATTTGGGTCAACAATGATTGTACATGTAACAATCAAGAAAAGTTATTCCGCAAAAAAAACAATGGGAAAAGGTTACTGCTTCATGTGAATACTTTTGGTCACAAGTTGCATCAGAGGTAAAATCGTCTTTTTTATGTGTCATTCAACACCGTTGATAGCCAAAATAACAAAGGGAACAAATTTTAGACTAGATAAGAAAATAAAATTGTGTGTCAAATAGGGAAACAAAGTTTAAGACTATTAAATAAGAAATTCTCTCTAGATAAAAGGTGGTGGATTCTACATATATATAATTAACTCAATACACCACATAGATTAATTAAACATAGAAACAAGGAATTTGGAGGAAAATTCCTATATATACATTCAGTTTGTAGGAAATGCGTACAAGAATTTCATAAGAATACTACTCATTTTCTGTgtttttaaaaaattatacatCCACTCAAAGCTCATTTTGCACGTAGGAATGAGACAAGTCAATTCCTTAGGATGGCAAGTGCCATCCTATCAAATTTCTATACTAATCATAATTCCTACGTTTCAATTTTCTCCAAACTGTATGAGCCATAAAAGGTTATACTTCAAAATCTGTGGCAAATGCCTCAAAGTCAGTTCTGCATCTGCATCCTAACAAGTCTGACGAAATTTAAACAAATTATAATTATTATGCGGTCATTCAGTTTCCCTCGCACAATGCTGATCTTCTAAAAGGCACCGGAGTTAGGCTCACAACGTAAAAGATCCAAGTATACCCTCATTATTCTACCAATTCAATAACACTACCTATCGCAAACTAGGTTACCTAACCCTAGAAAGAATTTCAGCTTATTTATCCAATCAAGTGTAATCAGTCTGAGCAAACTGAAACGTGCCGAATATGCCCTGAAGTACCCGTGTTCACGCTTTTCATGTATCAAGAATTCAAGATTCAAGAACCATCTCACCCGCAACCAAACCAAACAAAGAGACCAAATTTAGCTGCAGAAGGCGGGAACAGAACCATCAAAACAAATGATATCCACCCAATGCATCTTAACTATCTGATTTGGGCAAAACAAAATAGGCAATGTGCGTGTGCACATGGAGTACATTGCAAAATTGAGGTGCGGTACATTGTTAAGTTAAAATCTCACAGCAGCTGCCACCCTGCACCTAATCTTCCTGCAACGCCTTCATCAAGTATAGCCTGTTGAAACTCTGGCCAGCAACCCTGCAATCATAAATGGCAACAATCAATACAAGGGCCTATACAATCTGCACCAAGTGTGCTTAAAAAGCATGCAAAAAGGCCTGCCAAACCAACTAACAATGAATCCACATATGCATAGGAATGTTACAGAATCCATACCCATTGATATGGTTGCAGTAACTCGAGATCTGATTGGTTACGAGATAACCCTCTAAGCGGGATGGCTCAGGAAGCGGCTTGAAGATAGGGTTGGATGGATCTTCTTCTGGCAACGGCTCCTCGCCAGCAGCCTTTCTAGACATGTTCTCTTGCCTGTAGTGTCACAAACAATAAGGGGGGTGTTTAATGTCCACACATTTGCTGTACATACGGAGACTTGCTTCACATTTCGAATTACACAAAAAAGATTTTTCATCGGAAAGAGGTCTACGAAGACTTTTGGGAAAACGTCGATGTTTGCTGCCTTATTTGGCAAAGAAAAATAGAGTACGTTATAAGAAATTAATCGGTCAGTTGAATATTCGGGAGCAGTAACTTAATCGTTCAAAAATTTTAGCTTCTGGGAGGCACTATCTTTGGATGACACAAGAGCTAATAAACAGCAATGGTTCAGTATTTGTTTTCACCTTCTCTTTTGAAGCCATGCCTGTTGCTGTGACTGTTGCCTTCCTAGGTTGCGATAGTAATATTGGAACTACATTAAAAGGAAAACTCAGTCAAACAAATACATTTGTCACTTGAATCCATTTCTTTTAAAATCCAAGGTTACCTTGTTTTGCTCTGATGAAAGACCATCCATGCACCCAATCATAAACTCTAGGTTCCTTTCCATAAAGGGCGCAGTCGACAATTTAAGACGGTCGAAGTCACACTGGGACCAGAAATGAAAAAGATGTTACTCCAGGAAATGCTAAAAGGAGAAGACATATTTTCTACAAATGCATTTAGGAGTAAAAAATCTCAACCTGAGAAACAGGTGATTCAGCTTCCAGCTCCTTCATGAAGGCACTGACAAGCGCTGAGTTGGACACTTTAATCTGCGAGACAAACAAAAAAGATACATCAAGAGATCAATTTCATTGCCATGATTATACAGAAGATATAAGAGTGCGCACCGGTATCTCCTCGAAAATATCAACCCATGACAATTTCTTTTCCCTTAGCCTGTGAACACAACGGGTCATTCGCACATACAATGTCTGAGACTTAGAAAAAGTATGGAGTCACAGAAATCAAACCATACTTCTCTCCAGTTAAACCATTGTTGCGGTACAGATCCATAAAAGAGTCTGTGAGCTTCAGGGCTTTAAGAGCTAGCACTCCTTGACTAGACCTAGATGGGTCATACACGATACACACGCATCTCCGGATGTTCTCCTGTGAGATGTAAACGTTAATCCAGCAAGGAAAATAGGAGACCAAGTAATAAAAACCATGATGACCTTAGGACCTACTCAAAGATAAGTATGAAGCTGATACTGAAAAATGTTTTGGTGAAAGCTCAGGCATAACTATGAAGCTGAATAGCTGATACTGATAAATCATTTGCTTGAAGCTCGTACTGTAGCATTTCATGTATACCGTGTTTAACCTTACTACTGCACTAGTAATTGTTCTTGGAAAGCATTTGAAACTTAAAAACGTAATGCCTGATCTGTAAAAACTAATTGTTCTTGGAAAGCATTTGAAACCTAAAAACGTAATGCCTGATCTGTAAAAACTAAGTACCAACTTGAAAATTGAAATACAACTGAAACTTGAACCTAACACCAAAATCTTGTTGAAACCTACACACTGACACCTGAAATCTGTTAAATTTTGGAGGGAGGGGAGGCCGACGAATGTACAACCAGACCACCACTATCCTCTTTACTAAGAAGCATGGACACGCCAGAAATTGCCGATTGGCCGTCCTGATATAGTGGGAGAATcaatattttttttaaagaaaaataAACAGGGGCATGGTGGAATACTGTACGTGACACATCTGGGACACGGCTTGGCCAAAAAACAGCCTCAGCCTAATACCTTGCAGGGGTCAGTTGCAC contains:
- the LOC109743775 gene encoding eukaryotic translation initiation factor 3 subunit H isoform X1 — its product is MANPAPATGGKSFLQAMSTVTEEAAVQLRVVQMEGLAVLKIIKHCEEFAPALVTGQLLGLDVGSVLEVTNCFPFPIREDDEEADADGANYQLEMMRCLREVNVDNNTVGWYQSCLLGSFQTVELIETFMNYQENIRRCVCIVYDPSRSSQGVLALKALKLTDSFMDLYRNNGLTGEKLREKKLSWVDIFEEIPIKVSNSALVSAFMKELEAESPVSQCDFDRLKLSTAPFMERNLEFMIGCMDGLSSEQNKFQYYYRNLGRQQSQQQAWLQKRRQENMSRKAAGEEPLPEEDPSNPIFKPLPEPSRLEGYLVTNQISSYCNHINGVAGQSFNRLYLMKALQED
- the LOC109743775 gene encoding eukaryotic translation initiation factor 3 subunit H isoform X2 — encoded protein: MANPPATGGKSFLQAMSTVTEEAAVQLRVVQMEGLAVLKIIKHCEEFAPALVTGQLLGLDVGSVLEVTNCFPFPIREDDEEADADGANYQLEMMRCLREVNVDNNTVGWYQSCLLGSFQTVELIETFMNYQENIRRCVCIVYDPSRSSQGVLALKALKLTDSFMDLYRNNGLTGEKLREKKLSWVDIFEEIPIKVSNSALVSAFMKELEAESPVSQCDFDRLKLSTAPFMERNLEFMIGCMDGLSSEQNKFQYYYRNLGRQQSQQQAWLQKRRQENMSRKAAGEEPLPEEDPSNPIFKPLPEPSRLEGYLVTNQISSYCNHINGVAGQSFNRLYLMKALQED